GTTCTTGTTTTGCCATGATAGATCCCATATCCGGCATCCTGAACTGTTGAGCAGCTTGCGTCTGCAACTGAGAGCTCAGGTCCTCTATTTTTGCCTCACCAAATATAACATAAGTCTCGGAATTCGGACTCTTGAAGACATCAGGTTTTGAGATGAAAAACATAATCTAACAAGGCATAAAATAATTCAGTTAGAAGCCTCCCCATCCACCATACATCACAGAAAGAATTGTCAATCGCAGAAAATATTGGTTTGTTAAAATTTGACTGTGTTTCAATACTATAGCGCCGCAACAAGCACAAATTGACAGCATTTTCTACTTAAAAGCATATTGCGCAACTTTTAACAACGCTGATAACAACTCACGTTTTTTGTTCTCTTGATTGTTACCCTACTAACACCATCAATAGGTTTTAGTCCAAGCTTCAACATTGCTTTTCGACTCTTCTTCTCACTTCTGCTTTGCTTTGAACCTTCAGTTCCACCTACATGCATGAGAGGGCAATATGTATATGGTATTTGCAATTGAAGATacattcataataataaaatgcaAATTGTGATTTCTTTAGATAGGTCAAAAAGACCTATAAGCTATAACTGTGATCCTAAAATTTGTTacattatttcatttttccaAATTACCATCCCaaggaaactttttttttgttaagtaactcaatggctagaaatttcacccttaaggtgaataagtggagtgtccctagctttctgcatatataatgtgatgtccctgccaactgagttaaaGCTCACAGGGACAAAGAACTTTGTTTCATATCGTTGAAAAAGAATATCCATATCCATATTCATtcacatttattttataataatgtaaGAATAGTAGTAATAGTAACATTGCAATCTAATATCAATATTTAAGGCCAAGTCTATGGTGATTTTGACATTAATAATAATACGAAAAAGGAATGGCGATTTTACGTAAGAcatgaaaatgaattaaataagGACCTTGAGCTGTGTCTTCTTTGTCATCATCGTCATCTTCATCGTCAGATTCGTCGTCTTCAACAATAGGAACATCGTCTTCTTCCTAatggaaaaatatattataggagaaaatgagagaataaAAGAAAGTAGCGATGTGGAATTGGATGGAAATGAGGAAACCTGAGGAAGAGGTTTCTTGTTGAAGGTTGTTTCCTCGACGGAGGGGAGTTGTTGGTCGGTTTCTTCGGTGGTTGCGTCAATAATGGGACCTGGAGACATGGTTAAGGATGGTTTTGTTGCACTCTACACCGAACGAACGAACACTTGCAAATGAAAAAGACTTCTTTgctgatattcattcattcacccCTCTCTTTCCTCATCAAAGGCTTGGGCCAAACATCTTTAAGCCCGCTCTGCCATTCATTATGCATGTCACTCTTGTTAacgaaaattgcttttttcgccccccatgttcctcttaaaccccccaaaaatcccaaaataaccttgaatttggGGGGTTTAGGAAGCTATGGATCCTAGGATCCGAAATATATTATGTGTGGTTTGTGGGATCCGAAACAAGCCAATTATATATGGGAACAcgttttggggggggggggcgaAAATTGTGCTTTTACGTTGGTTTGGAGTCTACAATCTAAAACCAATTATGTTCggattctgcgaaccgaaatggtcacgaaaatcacaggtttggatcctgcgaaccgaaatggtcatgaaaatcacaggtttgaatcctgcgaaccgaaatggtcactaaaattacaggtttggagtgtacagtccaaaatcaagttttctgcataaatttttttacagttttgcaggccaacattatgcatgttcggaatttgctcttttgcactaaattaaaagttaaaaataacgATTGTCATTACATACGATAACTttaaacataatcaaataaatcacaacttcaaactctaaaacgtaaattacaacttcaaacttaaaaacaattcaagcaaaatgaGTTCGTCTTCATTTGGctccatcttcatttgtctctcACAACTACAGgatcattttcatttgtttccaTCTTCATGTCACctttttcattcttcatgaGTTCGTCAAACTCAACCATCCGATCCATAAATGTATCCTCCCAAGTCTCAGCCTCTGGCGCCCTATGATTTTTCCATTCCTTACAAGTTGGAGGCAGTGGACACCCAACCTTCAATTTAACATACACAAAATGGTTTGGAACCATACCAACACACATAATGCGTGCAGATGGATCCAACGGTGGACGACCGCGCAGTGGAAAATAGGTTTCACAATAACCAATCTCGTGTTTAGTTAATAAAACTACAACGCGGTTGTAGGCCGTTGCAAGGATATGCCCCATATCTGATTTCACAATCACCATAGTAAATCCAGCTTTTATAACCTTTTTTTTGCACCATTCGATCATCTCATCTCGGACCTTATACTTttaacacttaaaaaaataattggcagTGTTAACCAAAATATTTGCGGGTTCAACTACATTAGGTTGTGCAATGTCGGGTTCATCGATGTTCGGTTTCATTTCAAACGGAGGTTCGGCCATCACAAACCCTACCTATcataataaatttcaaaattttaaaaagctgTCCAGTTTGGCATGTGGGATCCGAAATGGGTTTGGATTGTATGAGCCAAACGCGACTGCGAtcataaaaccatgaaaattgaaaaaattaacggtttaaagTGCTTATTACGTCTTGTATGACTCCGATTGAGTATTGCGCCCCtctttgagtgaataaacgttGTTTTCAAGTCTCTGATACGCCAAAAAAATCGCCCTAGCTCCAAAGCTCCCAATTGAGTGTCCAAGTGGTTATGAAAGTGCAACTTCTGAAATATAGGCTATATAGACTCTATTCGGATCCTACACACCGAATATGAGCGTTTCCGGTTGGTAGAATCCGaaatgatgcaaaattttaaaaatcaaagcatttcggattgtacagtccaaaatcaagttttcctAGGCAAATCATCAACGATGTACAAGTCAGGCATAGCCAGCCAATGgcttgtttaaactggtttcggattgtatggtccATATCAAACAAGTTTCGGCTTCGATACTCCAAAACCGTTAAAAATAAGGATgttcggattgtacagtccaaacccAGGTTTTCCTGGGCAAAACATCATGTACAAGGCAGACATAACCAGCCaattgcttgtttaaactgatttcggattgtatggaccataacaaacaaatttcggATTCTAGAGTCCAAACGCATTTATAAGGTCAAAATGATCACTTTGGGGGGCCTTGGAGGAAACAATGGggaaaaaaagcaattttcctTGTTAACGATATGTTCTAGAGGAGAGGAGCTTCGTTAACCACTTATGTATCGTATTTAAACATGATTTTAATACCATGCAaactaaaaattgttttttggaaaatgttaacatgtgcatcaaaggcacatgttaaggaatcaaaagtagaaataatatattgaaatatgtgcatttaacttcttaagcattaaatttttttctaacaataaatacaattttctatatttagaaccttaacatgtgccttttatgcacatgttaacatgacccttttttTTTGGTCTGACAATATAATTACTAGGtaaaaaatgatgtttttaattttgatgataTACTAACCCGGTAAAAATCACGCTATGTGatctaaacaaatattttaaccTCATTTCTTGAATAATACGTATATATATTCTAAATCATAAGTTCCTTAATATTGCCCTAAATATAAATTCATTTCAAATTGTTCACAAGTACCAACTCAACTGATAAAacaatgtcaaaattgttagattGAACATCATAATCGAGGTTCGAACTCTGACTCCCTCacacttgtgtgtgtgagtttataataactttgtcatttcatctatctacaaaaaaataaaaaagtaaacatAATTTCAAAACTATAGTTCAATCCAAGATCACTACTATGTGTTTGGTTATGCGGTAGGAAGAATTGATTTTAacataattgagtttgacagaattgattttgatgaaaagtGAGTTGagcagaattgatttatgtttggatacactaatataaaagtgattctcaatatttgatgttgtttggatagtttgagtcaaaattacttttaaatgtGTAAATTCCCAAAAggatttttaacatatataaaatcataAGTAATAgattttaattgtattttcattggatgtgtcaaaaaaatgtattttcattggacttaattttgtttttaactaaATTGGACTTAAAATCATAAGTAATAGACTTtaagtaatatatttttttatttttttatagtagaGTTGATTTATTTCTTGCAttattttcactatattttttgACATAATTATATAGACCAAacgtttttttaaaataaaataattatgtcaaaaataaaacaaatattttcagaTGTTAAAAAcgggattggttattatacataagctatccttatgcaccatgcataagttacttagtgcaccccccaaattacttgtgcaccccccaaattacttgtgcaccccccaaattactcatgcaccccccaaattacttgtgcacccccaaatttctcatgcacccccaaatttctcgcacacccccaatatgacttttgccccccaattttatttttttggtcccctccacatttctagcctaaaccattttgttgtgggaatggtttcagagatatgcactccaaaaccattaagtgtataagatggttttagagtacaaccctataattagaatacaaacaataattgtgatttgaaaccatttaaccaacataatggtttccagaatttttaaaaccatataaacacacataaaaccattttacaatacaaatggtttcagtgtataactatctgaaaccatttaaccaacataatggtttccagaatttttaaaaccataaaaacacacataaaaccattttacaatacaaatggtttcagtgtataactatctgaaaccatttaaccagcataatggtttccagaatttttgaaaccataaaaacacacataaaaccattttacaatacaaatggttttagtgtataactatctgaaaccatttaactggttttaaataatgattataattgtacaaaaaaaaacaattatgattctaattataggttgtacttcaaaaccatcttatgcacttaatggttttggagtgtatatttttgaaaccattcccacagcaaaatggtttaggcttgaaatatggggggttaaaaaaaattgggcgcacaagtcatctggggggtgcgtgaaaaattttggggggtgcgctagaaatttgggggtgcgcgagaaattggggggtgcatgagaaatttggggggtgcgcgagaaattgggggggtgcatgagaaatttggggggggtgcacgagaaatttgggggtgcgcgagtaatttggggggtacgtgagaaatttggggggtgtgagattaggtgtgagtgtgtgagttgagattggcagggattattacatgtggatgctcaatctaatggatgttattgacttatgtaccatgcataaggattacacttatgtataataacttctcccgttaaaaacaaagaaaagacaTAACAATTGGATTGGGCCGGATGGCAAAATCATTATAGCCCAGTTTACTTGGTTGTCGTCTTCAAAACCAGCGGCACAAGAAGTTCCAGATTGAAGGGGGTAATAGGGGAATATGGAAAGATAACATGCCACATATACTTTCAGTTTATTCAAAATCGATTTCACTCAACGTAAAAGAGTTCCAAATGCTAGCTTCATCTATACTCATGTTTGGAGgagtaaaattgattctggatTACTTTGCCAAACATATGTAAAAGAGGGAAATCACGTTTTGAACATTGAAAAGTGCGTTTAGGATGTTTTaacgcagaaccaaacacacactacataactaaaatgaaataaTGAATCTCGAGTTCAATCCTTGCATAACTAAATTGTAGTTAcaagaaaaagttaaaaatattaacaaaacaaTATTTCATTGAACTTTACAAATGATAGAATTAGAGGAATATAGAGTATATATTAAacatattttatgttattttatatttataaattagttcAACATCTAATTTTACCATACACcacaaatttaataaaataat
This portion of the Trifolium pratense cultivar HEN17-A07 linkage group LG3, ARS_RC_1.1, whole genome shotgun sequence genome encodes:
- the LOC123916586 gene encoding nascent polypeptide-associated complex subunit alpha-like protein 2 isoform X1; its protein translation is MSPGPIIDATTEETDQQLPSVEETTFNKKPLPQEEDDVPIVEDDESDDEDDDDDKEDTAQGGTEGSKQSRSEKKSRKAMLKLGLKPIDGVSRVTIKRTKNIMFFISKPDVFKSPNSETYVIFGEAKIEDLSSQLQTQAAQQFRMPDMGSIMAKQEQDAAADVAQPEEEEEIDETGVEAHDIDLVMTQAGVSRSKAVKALKTHNGDIVGAIMELTN
- the LOC123916586 gene encoding nascent polypeptide-associated complex subunit alpha-like protein 2 isoform X2, whose product is MSPGPIIDATTEETDQQLPSVEETTFNKKPLPQEEDDVPIVEDDESDDEDDDDDKEDTAQGSKQSRSEKKSRKAMLKLGLKPIDGVSRVTIKRTKNIMFFISKPDVFKSPNSETYVIFGEAKIEDLSSQLQTQAAQQFRMPDMGSIMAKQEQDAAADVAQPEEEEEIDETGVEAHDIDLVMTQAGVSRSKAVKALKTHNGDIVGAIMELTN
- the LOC123914953 gene encoding uncharacterized protein LOC123914953 — its product is MVIVKSDMGHILATAYNRVVVLLTKHEIGYCETYFPLRGRPPLDPSARIMCVGMVPNHFVYVKLKVGCPLPPTCKEWKNHRAPEAETWEDTFMDRMVEFDELMKNEKGDMKMETNENDPVVVRDK